GTGACTACGAGACATCCACCGCCGGGTTGCGATGGATTGTCAGCTTCGAGACTCGAAAATGCGAGCCGACACCGATCATTCACGATGGATCAGCGCCACGAGAATTCTCACTCATGGCATATCGTAGCTCAGCAGTTCCCACCGCTGAATCCGTTTGGACGGCTGCGCCATTGATTGCTCAAATTCAAACCTATACCACACGATGCCGACATTCGGGACCAGCCAGACATCTGTTTGTTCACTTTCTTCCAGGCCCGCCCAGCGTCGCTCAATCCAAAAGGTGTTCGGGTAACTGTGACCCCGCACCGATACATTGACCGGTCCGGAAACAGTGGTGGTGTCGGTAAGGCTGTCACCTGAGACCCAGGTGAGGCTGGTGTCTATCGGCCATAGGATGGACACCATTGTTCCAAACAGGGATTCGATGTCCCACTCAAGCTTTATAGTGTCCACGGCCATGGCAACAATGTGAGTGTCCGGCACGGCCTGGTGACCATAGCGAAAAACCCAGATCGTGGCGGAATCACCGGTAGCCAGTAAGGTATCACCAACCACAACGACATCAACCGAGTCTGAGACAACCGTAGTATCGATTCCGTTTATCTCGGTCTTCTCGTAGTCATAGGTCCAAATGGTGCCGACCCGGTGTGGAAATGTGACTGTCGGCTGGCCGTTGCCGGTGGACACACCGTCATCCCCGCAACCTGCAAGGGCCATTAGCATAACGGTGACTATCAGTAAGCACATGTTCTTCATCACTGGATCCTCCGTGTTGTCTGATCTCAAGACTCTGTGTCCTCGCCGGAGCACCTCCCCGGGCTACAGGACTACAATACGGTTTTCGCCCAGCTAAGTCAAAAGAATCTCAGGTAAAACAAACCGGTTCCTCCCTGGTCCCACGCGGGACCAAGACCCGGCAGGCAAGTTCCTCCGGTTCCTGCGTTCGCCGAAGGGGAGCGTGTGAACCGGAGGTCTCAAAGGCTGCTCTTAGACAACGCTTTAGTGATAATCGCAGGGTCACAACCACGCCTAGGGCGTGGTCAGGAACCTGCGAAACCACATTATCACACAGCCTGGGGTCGAGGGGTGTATCAGAACAGGTACGTTGCAGGATGTGTCGAGATTGTTGAATCAGCCTCTGTCTTTATGCAGAACGCATAGGTCGGTCTGATCAAAGCCAGGAATAATATCCCGAACAGCCACCAGATGTTCACCGTTACAAGCAGTGAAACCAGGTTCACGGCAATCAGGGCGAACAGCATGGCGGCTACCTGAATCAGCTTCAGGTCGAGGATGCTGAGCTTTTTCAGACGACCGTTGAAGTACTGAACCATCCGCATCACCATCACATCCCAGGGAAGCATGTTGATTTGCGCAGATTATTCAGTAGTGAGAATCAGGGTAGTGACACGTATGTCCCGTTGCCCTTACATGAATACTTGATCTTGCCCTCACGGGCCAGCCAGCCCAGAGCCTGATAGGTGATCACCAGTTTCTCGCTAACGATATTGGGAACGCGAGAGATGCTCACTTCGCCTCGTTCGGCCAGAGCTTCCCAGATCTTGCCGGCGGTTTCTCCGACTTTTGTTTGCATATCTCCCTCCTTGCCAGAGAGTTCTTTATTCTCTTGTGCTACTTCGAACCACGACACGATTGTCTTTATTATGTCGGTTGGTACTGCAGATTTCATAAGTATGAATAGCGCCCGAGGCCTTGCCGGGTGGCACCCATCAAACGGGTCTCGCGCG
This is a stretch of genomic DNA from Candidatus Zixiibacteriota bacterium. It encodes these proteins:
- a CDS encoding winged helix-turn-helix domain-containing protein yields the protein MQTKVGETAGKIWEALAERGEVSISRVPNIVSEKLVITYQALGWLAREGKIKYSCKGNGTYVSLP